Proteins encoded within one genomic window of Oryza brachyantha chromosome 7, ObraRS2, whole genome shotgun sequence:
- the LOC102722923 gene encoding acyl transferase 1-like has protein sequence MVTFTARRSEPELVAPARPTPRETKALSDLDDQWTLRYYETVVGFFRVSPRMAGGLSWAGGNNVAAMVIRAAVAEALVYYYPVAGRLRALRPGGNKLAVDCTAEGVVFVEATADVRLDELGQPLLPPYPCVEEFLGDAGDTRAILDKPLLFLQVTQLKCGGFVIGLHMCHCIFDAFGLLQFIKTIAGFAGGEPVPSTMPVWGRDHQLFTARTPPSVAHVYPAYKPILDGLDRTGDDVMLTTPPESMVMRYFRFGPEEISLLRGLIPPHLVRSTTSFELLTAVMWRCRTVALGYEPHHRVRLTFTLNLRGRLSSRDGAGGAAVQRGYYGNAHFSPMAVATVGELTRRPLADTVELMSRAKGSTTSECMASMVDLLASWREQPAFPVDRTYEVSDTKWAAGGGALRCGVAEMVGGGTPFAGDLTSKLISYHMQCKDENGEDMTVVSMLLPEPAMERFTKEMSFWLKSY, from the exons ATGGTGACTTTCACGGCACGCCGGAGCGAGCCGGAGCTagtggcgccggcgaggccgacgccaCGCGAGACCAAGGCGCTCTCCGACCTCGACGACCAGTGGACGCTGCGCTACTACGAGACCGTCGTCGGGTTCTTCCGCGTGAGCCCCAGGATGGCCGGCGGCCTGTCGTGGGCCGGCGGCAACAACGTCGCCGCGATGGTGATCAGggcggccgtcgccgaggcGCTCGTATACTACTACCCTGTGGCCGGTCGCCTGCGGGCTCTCCGCCCCGGCGGGAACAAGCTGGCCGTGGACTGCACCGCGGAAGGGGTGGTGTTCGTCGAGGCCACCGCCGACGTGCGGCTGGACGAGCTCGGCcagccgctgctgccgccttATCCATGCGTGGAGGAGTTCCTCGGTGATGCCGGCGACACTAGGGCTATTCTAGACAAGCCTCTGCTCTTCCtgcag GTAACACAGCTGAAATGCGGCGGGTTTGTGATCGGTCTCCACATGTGCCACTGCATTTTTGACGCCTTCGGACTGCTCCAGTTCATCAAGACTATTGCCGGTTTCGCCGGCGGTGAGCCCGTCCCGTCCACCATGCCCGTGTGGGGAAGAGACCATCAGCTCTTCACAGCGCGGACGCCACCATCCGTCGCCCATGTCTACCCGGCGTACAAGCCGATCCTTGACGGCCTGGACCGCACAGGCGACGACGTGATGCTGACAACTCCGCCGGAGAGCATGGTGATGAGGTACTTCAGGTTTGGGCCGGAGGAAATCTCGCTTCTCCGGGGCCTCATCCCGCCGCACCTCGTCAGATCCACCACGTCCTTCGAGCTGCTCACCGCCGTGATGTGGCGGTGCCGCACGGTGGCGCTCGGCTACGAGCCCCACCACCGGGTGCGCCTCACGTTCACCCTGAATCTGCGCGGGAGATTGAGCAGCCGCGACGGGgctggcggcgccgccgtccagcgGGGTTACTACGGGAACGCCCATTTCTCCCCCATGGCGGTGGCCACCGTCGGCGAGCTCACCCGGCGGCCCCTCGCGGACACGGTGGAGCTCATGTCCCGCGCCAAGGGCAGCACCACTAGCGAGTGCATGGCGTCCATGGTCGATCTGCTCGCGTCGTGGCGGGAGCAGCCTGCGTTCCCCGTGGACAGAACCTACGAGGTCTCCGATACAAAGtgggccgccggcggcggcgcgttgCGGTGTGGGGTGGCGGAgatggtcggcggcggcacgccTTTCGCGGGAGATCTCACCTCGAAGCTGATAAGCTATCACATGCAGTGCAAGGACGAAAACGGCGAGGACATGACCGTGGTGTCGATGTTATTGCCGGAGCCGGCGATGGAGAGGTTCACCAAGGAGATGTCGTTTTGGTTGAAGAGCTATTAA